One Triticum dicoccoides isolate Atlit2015 ecotype Zavitan chromosome 3B, WEW_v2.0, whole genome shotgun sequence genomic window, ACACCAATTTCAACTTCTGAAAAACTTACAATTGAGAGTGGAGAAGCACTTGGACCAGAGGATGCAACTAATTACAGAAGTGTTGTGGGTGCTTTGCAGTATCTGACTCTTACACGTCCTGATATTTCTTACTCTGTGAATAAGGTATGTCAGTATTTACATGCACCTAGAACAACTCATTGGACTGCAGTCAAGAGGATTTTGAGGTATCTAAATTTTTTTGAAGGACTTGGGCTTCAGATTACCAAGTCTTTTTCTCTACTTGTTACTGCctactctgatgcagactgggcagggtgTGCTGATGATAGAAGACCTACAGGTAGTTTTGCTGTGTTTCTGGGAACTAATcttgtgtcatggagtgcaagaaaacaggctactgtctcaagGTCAAGTACAGAGGCTGAATATAAAGCTTTGGCTAATGCTACAGCTGAAGTAATGTGATACAAACGTTGCTTTATGAACTTGGAATCAAGGTTCCACAAGCTGCTAGattatggtgtgataatattggtgcaacTTATCTTTCAACTAATCCTATTTTTCATGCACGTACCAAGCATATTGAGGTTGATTTCCACTTTGTTAGAGAAAGGGTAGCTCGAAGGCTACTTGACATTCGGTTTATACCTACTGGAGATCAACTTGTTGATGGCTTCACAAAACCTTTACTATGAGGAGGTTGGATGAGTTCAAGTACAATCTTAACCTCGCGAAAGTATCttgaggtttagattgagggggagtgttagatGATATTGTGTAGAGATAGGAGAGGTGTTTTAAACTTGTATCtttctatctcttcttctgttgTAACCTCCCTGATCTCCTCTAACGACCGATCTCGATCTCTCTCGATCTCTTGTAAGCCACGGCACACATTGATATAAATACAGATGCGGCCCGAGCAAAGGGTTCAACGCTTCCACCAAAGTTTACAGTAGTTAGCTCCCATGCGTGGTGCGCGGATAGGCCAAGTGGTTTTCCTTTGTTGCCTATAAAACGAGGCATTGTGGGAGGGGGGAGCGGTTCACATCACccacttcttcttcttgctcttcctcGCGCTCATTGTTGTAGCCCCTAAAATCTCCACTGTGTGCTCCATTTCTCTCGCCGCTACGTGTTCTTTCGAGCTTTTCTTCATCGGGGATGTATCACACCAAGAAGAAGAAGGTCAGGACCGAAGTCACCGTTGCCCcaccccccttcaaattggctggAAAAAGGGGAATTGGTCGACATCGATGGTAGGTGATGAGCTGCCGAAGAACTACTCCCCGCGTGGGCCTGATTCAAGCAAGGGATCTAAAGAACTAGGGGGGTGGTCAACAAGTTGATGCCAACCCCAGTTGGGGATGAGCGAGTGCTGCACACCTCGTTCATCGAGCGGGGCTATCGCTACCCTAGAATTACTTCGTGCAAGGGCTCCTCTTCTTCTACGATTTGTAACTCCATCAAAACTTACTCCCAAATGGCGTCCTACACATCGCGTGATTCATCACTATGTGTGAAAATTTTATGGGGACTCAATCCTATCGTGGGTTGTGGAAGCAGACCTTCTACTTGATGGAATAAACTATCAAGGCCGACAGGCAACTGTCCATCAGTGGAGGAGTCGGTGTCCGGACAAAGATCAACACCAAATATAATCTGCATTTTCCAACATCGTGTGTAGGCGACATGAAGTTCTGTGTGTTAAATCTATAGGTGACCAAATGGGCCGTGCTTCGTAGGCCGGCCCAGAAGCACGCATGCCGGGCACTCGGCTAAACGGGTCGTGCCAAACCAGCGACATGTTTGGGGCCATGCCTGGGCCTCGAGGCGAGGCCCGGCATGGCCTGTTTTTTTTCTGACATTTTAATTTGCCATGCCTTTTTTAGAACTTTTTATTTGCCATGCCTGGgcctcgaggcgaggcacacgtggGAGCTCCTATACAGCGCTGTAGGCGCTCGTTAACGATCCGGCGCCTGCAGCACTGCTAgtatgggccggcccactagcgtgctgccctaattttttttagtttttcttttctaaaaataaaaatatgaaATGAAGAAAGCTTACAGATTTAAAGAAAAAATGTTCATccattttaaaaaatattttcatatctttaaaaaaggttcatgaaatttgaaaaagttcatcaatttgaaaaaagttcattcaaaTTGAAAAGAAATTCATCCAATTTCGCAAAaggtcatcaaatttgaaaaaagttcatagaaattgaaaaaaagttcatgtatttttagaaaaagttcatggaaCTGAAAAAAAGTTCATAAGTAAAAAAAATTCATCCATTTTCAAGACAAAATGTTCATtaaatttagaaaaagttcataaATATTCTAAAAAGTTCATCAATCTCAAAAAAGTTCACagaatgttttaaaaaaaatggTCAACCGGcgcctagatgggccggcccatttatggACGCCACAGGCGCCAGTTTAACGTGGAACTGGCGCCTgtggcgccaaataggaaatgccggCACACGTGCAGGCCCGGCAGGACGCGCTTATGTACGGGCCTCGGCGTGCCGTGCCATGCCGGCCCGTTTAAGGGTGAGCCGTACCGGCCCGTTGGCCAGGTCTTAAACCCTCCTCTGCTTCTGTCTCCCTCCCGAACTGTCGAACTCGGCGactccaatggcgccgccgccgccgcagacgCCGACGCCGGTGATTCCGCGGGAGGCGTGGGAGGGCTGCAGCGTGCTCCTCGACATCAACGACGGCGACCGCCTCGCCTTCTTCCGCCTCACCCCCGGCGCGTCCGTACCCTCCCTTCCCCTCCCCTCCNNNNNNNNNNNNNNNNNNNNNNNNNNNNNNNNNNNNNNNNNNNNNNNNNNNNNNNNNNNNNNNNNNNNNNNNNNNNNNNNNNNNNNNNNNNNNNNNNNNNNNNNNNNNNNNNNNNNNNNNNNNNNNNNNNNNNNNNNNNNNNNNNNNNNNNNNNNNNNNNNNNNNNNNNNNNNNNNNNNNNNNNNNNNNNNNNNNNNNNNNNNNNNNNNNNNNNNNNNNNNNNNNNNNNNNNNNNNNNNNNNNNNNNNNNNNNNNNNNNNNNNNNNNNNNNNNNNNNNNNNNNNNNNNNNNNNNNNNNNNNNNNNNNNNNNNNNNNNNNNNNNNNNNNNNNNNNNNNNNNNNNNNNNNNNNNNNNNNNNNNNNNNNNNNNNNNNNNNNNNNNNNNNNNNNNNNNNNNNNNNNNNNNNNNNNNNNNNNNNNNNNTTCCTGCTCCGAAACCCTAGCTGATGCGGTCGGGCTAACGTTTCCCTGCTGTGTGGTGGCGCAGGACGGTGAAGATAGGGGACAAGAGCTGCTCGCTGCAGCCGCTGCTCGGCCGCCCCTTTGGCTCCCTCTTCCGCGTCGGTCCCGACGGCCTCGTCCCCTGCGCCGCCACCGACGCGTCGTCTCAAGGTTAGCATGACAATGTTTTCTTCCAGTCCATTGATGCACTCTTTAAAATAAAATCCTGCTATGTTATGTTATCTTAGTAATAACAATGGCTGGGATTGGTACAGATGATAAGCCGCGAGGCGGCGGCGCCGGTGGCCAGGCGCAGGACGAGACCAGGGACAATAGGTCCCTGGTTGACAATAACACAGCGCAGACGCTGTCGAGCGAGGACATAGAGGCGATGAAGCGGTGAGGATTTGACCGTTTTCAACTGTGTCCTGCTTGAGTAGGATATTTATTTCTCTGCTCTCTGTTTTAACAAGATTTTGACGTCACGCGGTTTTAATAGAGAGGGTGCGAGCGGCGATGCGATTGTGGAGGCTCTGATAGCGAATAGCTCCACATTTGGAAATAAGACAGTTTTCTCACAGGTTAGTATCAGTTACTGTCTAGTTTGATTCCTTTCTGTTCTGGAGGACGCTGATGAGGACTGATTTAGTTCAACCTGTTTGGTTGCAGGAGAAATACAAACTGAAGAAACAAAAGAAATATGCACCGAAAGTGCTTTTGCGGCGCCCCACTTCCAGAAGGTATCCTGCGCTTCCCTTTTTTCTCGCAGGAAAAATATCACGCATCTTTTGAAAGCGAATACTCTGTCAAACTTGTGGTGATGTATGAGTATGACAATCACGTATGTGACCATATGTAGTGTTTATTTGAATACAAAGATACATCTTCTGATTAGCTCTGTGTAGTGGTGTCTTGTCCGAAGTAGGGAACCAATATCTTTGAAGCTTCTTCTTAACTGAAGTTTGAAGATTGTTGTAGAGTGTGAACGACGTAGGACTAGTAAGAAAGAATTTGTTGCTTTATTTGTAATTTTGCTACAAACAATTGCTGATAACACATCTAGCATAGGGGCTGTTGCTTTCTATTTCCACTGCTCTTCTTTTGAATTTTCATGTATCCTCTATTTAATTAGAAAGTGGTGTTATAGGGTGTTCAGAACAAGAAATAACTTTTTGCTTTATAAAATTCACAGTGCAAATTAATTTTTTAGGTTGGCCAGGTGGGCTGGGTGAGTTTTAATTCTCTCTCAATAGAGCATGTCGGTTTCCCAGCTTTTGGTTTGAAAGATTACCAACTGAACTCGATTAACTTCGTTATTTGTAAAGTTGGCATAATTTTGAAATAATTCTGTTGTAACTCATATTTGCAAAGTGCTAGGCACTTGAAAagataattgttttttttttgctcaTTAGACTTAACATATACTACTGGATGGTGTGCAAAATTATCTAATATTGTTGTTCCCTTTTTTATGCTACAGCATTTGTGAGACATATTTCAAGAAGTACCCAGCTCGAATAGGGTAATTATTATTTCCCTTTCATTACTTGTTAGGGCCAATCTTTTTTTTCCTTGTCATCATAGTCAATTTCTTGATCTTGTTGCCTAGAAACAACAGAAGTGGATAGCTATAGCACTTAGCCACTTAACGCTGTCTTTTCTGTGTTCCCCAGGTTTATGCGAGTTGATGCGCTCTCCCTCTTGTTGTCTATGGCAAATGTTGGTGCATATTCAGATGTGCTTGCCGTTGATATGGTGGGGGGTTTAGTTGTTGGAGTTGTAGCTGAACGCTTAGGAGGTAAATTATGCTTTCTTTTGTGGTACTGAACATTATTTGGTGTTAACCAATCGAATGGAATTTAGTTTTATGGAGATTGTGCTCCATTTTTTTGAACTGTAGATTGTGCTCCATTTAATTTGTTTTTCAAAAGACACTTTTTTAACCTAGCTCTTTGTTGAAAAATCACCCTGATTTCAGTGGGAAGCTGTTACGTATCAATCTTTTACTTGGTATGTGTGCAATAGAAAATGTTGTGGCTTGTAATCACTAATTCTCACAAGTCACGCTTGTTTCCACCAAACTGCAATGTACATCTACGAACATGAAAGCTATAGACTCACCTGCCACTGTCAGCTCGAGGTGtttgttaatatttttaaatgtgtaaagtaaacctGATTCTTGTGTGTCGTGCATCGCCATTTTAATGCATATGTCAGTTACAATCATTATTGATTTTCTCTGTTATTTCTATTATAGGTACAGGATATGTTTGTAGCACATATCTTGGATCAGCGCCCAGCTCCATAGATATAATAAGAATGTATAATTTGAGCAGCGACATGACCAGCAGGTAAATCCACTTTTTGGCACTATATGGCTTCTCATTTACAGAGGATTCTCATCTAAGGATATAATTAGTTAAAGAACCTTCAGAATACAAGCAGGAGTATAAATTTATACATTAGTCCGTAACACTATAGTGTACCCTTAAACTGGCTACAAGAGCATACAAAGAATGTTGGTAAATACATTATCTACGACTTCAGATAATATATGCAGTACCATTCTATCATTTTCTATTTTATCTGAATTGTCATCTATTATCACTATGTAAATGGAGCTGTATGAAGCAGTTGAAATTATAATTGAAGTATCAAGTGTCGAATACTTCAATATATAATTTATGTAATGCTCAAGAGTTGAAATTATAATTATCATAAACACTCGATTCAGGATTTTCCAGGCACCACTTGGTGACCTCTGCTCCTTGCAAAGTGTTGGCGATGCTCCTTCTGTTCTCAGTGGCAGC contains:
- the LOC119280499 gene encoding tRNA (adenine(58)-N(1))-methyltransferase non-catalytic subunit trm6-like; the protein is MAPPPPQTPTPVIPREAWEGCSVLLDINDGDRLAFFRLTPGATVKIGDKSCSLQPLLGRPFGSLFRVGPDGLVPCAATDASSQDDKPRGGGAGGQAQDETRDNRSLVDNNTAQTLSSEDIEAMKREGASGDAIVEALIANSSTFGNKTVFSQEKYKLKKQKKYAPKVLLRRPTSRSICETYFKKYPARIGFMRVDALSLLLSMANVGAYSDVLAVDMVGGLVVGVVAERLGGTGYVCSTYLGSAPSSIDIIRMYNLSSDMTSRIFQAPLGDLCSLQSVGDAPSVLSGSIQCDVVEPAAVPDESLQSSPAKPINTTVSDGNAQSMTVQPINMEVPEPATDDHLNQGDISMSDCKGSNGNSVAPKAPRAGKAPSPEMMKYWGEHGFSSLIVAAPGHEVESVLADLLPLLSYSAPFAIYHQYLQPLATCMHSLQASKMAIGLQITEPWLREYQVLPSRTHPHMQMNAFGGYILSGIRIHKPDP